One region of Rattus norvegicus strain BN/NHsdMcwi chromosome 13, GRCr8, whole genome shotgun sequence genomic DNA includes:
- the Tmem37 gene encoding voltage-dependent calcium channel gamma-like subunit produces MTAIGAQAHKLLGPKRPHRSFFESFIRTLIIVCTALAVVLSSVSICDGHWLLVEDRLFGLWYFCTISNHSEPHCLRDLSQAQVPGVAVGMGLARSVAAMAVVAAIFGLELLIVSQVCEDVRSRSKWAIGSYLLLVAFILSSGGLLTFIILLKNQITLMGFTLMFWCEFTASFLFFLNATSGLHINSLTRSPPAGTLAYRKQGHDGTSLI; encoded by the exons ATGACGGCCATCGGCGCGCAG GCCCACAAGCTGTTGGGCCCTAAGAGGCCTCACCGGTCTTTCTTTGAGTCCTTCATCCGGACACTCATCATCGTGTGCACTGCCCTGGCCGTGGTCCTTTCTTCGGTCTCCATCTGCGATGGTCACTGGCTCCTCGTGGAGGATCGTCTCTTTGGGCTCTGGTACTTCTGCACCATCAGCAACCACAGTGAACCACACTGTCTGAGAGACCTGAGCCAGGCGCAGGTGCCCGGGGTGGCTGTAGGCATGGGCCTAGCACGCAGCGTGGCCGCCATGGCCGTGGTGGCTGCCATCTTTGGCTTGGAGCTGCTCATCGTGTCCCAGGTGTGTGAGGATGTCCGCTCACGGAGCAAGTGGGCCATCGGTTCCTACctcctcctggttgccttcaTACTCTCCTCTGGGGGTCTCCTCACCTTTATCATCCTCCTCAAGAATCAGATCACCCTCATGGGCTTCACCCTGATGTTTTGGTGTGAATTCactgcctccttcctcttcttcctcaatgCCACCAGCGGTCTTCACATTAACAGTCTCACTCGGTCCCCTCCAGCGGGGACCCTGGCTTACAGAAAGCAAGGTCATGACGGGACTTCTCTGATATAG
- the Tmem37 gene encoding voltage-dependent calcium channel gamma-like subunit isoform X1 gives MTAIGAQVARGTRGAQSRAHKLLGPKRPHRSFFESFIRTLIIVCTALAVVLSSVSICDGHWLLVEDRLFGLWYFCTISNHSEPHCLRDLSQAQVPGVAVGMGLARSVAAMAVVAAIFGLELLIVSQVCEDVRSRSKWAIGSYLLLVAFILSSGGLLTFIILLKNQITLMGFTLMFWCEFTASFLFFLNATSGLHINSLTRSPPAGTLAYRKQGHDGTSLI, from the exons ATGACGGCCATCGGCGCGCAGGTAGCCCGAGGGACCCGCGGGGCGCAGAGCCGG GCCCACAAGCTGTTGGGCCCTAAGAGGCCTCACCGGTCTTTCTTTGAGTCCTTCATCCGGACACTCATCATCGTGTGCACTGCCCTGGCCGTGGTCCTTTCTTCGGTCTCCATCTGCGATGGTCACTGGCTCCTCGTGGAGGATCGTCTCTTTGGGCTCTGGTACTTCTGCACCATCAGCAACCACAGTGAACCACACTGTCTGAGAGACCTGAGCCAGGCGCAGGTGCCCGGGGTGGCTGTAGGCATGGGCCTAGCACGCAGCGTGGCCGCCATGGCCGTGGTGGCTGCCATCTTTGGCTTGGAGCTGCTCATCGTGTCCCAGGTGTGTGAGGATGTCCGCTCACGGAGCAAGTGGGCCATCGGTTCCTACctcctcctggttgccttcaTACTCTCCTCTGGGGGTCTCCTCACCTTTATCATCCTCCTCAAGAATCAGATCACCCTCATGGGCTTCACCCTGATGTTTTGGTGTGAATTCactgcctccttcctcttcttcctcaatgCCACCAGCGGTCTTCACATTAACAGTCTCACTCGGTCCCCTCCAGCGGGGACCCTGGCTTACAGAAAGCAAGGTCATGACGGGACTTCTCTGATATAG